Proteins from a single region of Gossypium arboreum isolate Shixiya-1 chromosome 1, ASM2569848v2, whole genome shotgun sequence:
- the LOC108483425 gene encoding filament-like plant protein 4: MDRRWPWKKKSSDKADKDAAAAAAEADAAAAALASAASQNDQNTYKKPKYVQISMESYSHLTGLENQVKIYEEQVQTLENEIKHLNEKLSAANSEISGKEDLVKQHTKVAEEAVSGWEKAEAEALALKNHLESVTLLKLTAEDRASHLDGALKECMRQIRNLKEEHEQKLQDLAVSKNKQCEKIKLELEAKIAYLDQELCKSAAENDAISRSLQERSNMLVKITEEKSQAETQIECLKGNIESCEREINSLKYEIHVVSKELEIRNEERNMSMRTAEAANKQHMEGVKKIAKLEAECQRLRGLVRKKLPGPAALAQMKLEVESLGRDYGDTRLKRSPVRPSTPHTPAVTDFSLDNAQKFHKENEFLTERLLAMEEETKMLKEALAKRNSELLASRNLCAKTSSKLQTLEAQLAISNQQRSPSKASNSPSVTSVSEDGIDDEKSCADSWATGMISELSQFKKEKSIEKLNKTENVKHLHLMDDFLEMEKLACSSNDSTANGAITNAGCTNNKSPEAVNADASAETSCKELHSGKQHDLSPPANHGSIVHPESDADKLLVMKLHSKLSMVLESMSKDADVHKILDDIKCAIQDAQDTLSDHSVNGVSEEVDGSEGKCNGQGHLENGSLTEGKDISVPPGDKVTTETLQTISQELAAAISQIHDFVMSLGKEARAVDNISSDAYGLSHKIDDFSVTYNKVLCSNVNLDDFIFGLSTVLAKASELRFNVLGFKSSEAEMNGPDCIDKVALPENKGNQNDSSGGRYQNGCAHISNPTSNPEDPDDGNLVSEYESKQTSNISSEEFEELKLEKENMAMDLSRCTENLEMTRSQLHETGQLLAEAKSQLAAAQKSNSLAETQLKCMVESYRSLETRAGELETEVTLLSAKINTLENELQDEKRSHHDAFARCKELEEQLQRNEKCSVCSAADNDLKNNQERELAAAAEKLVECQETIFLLGKQLKAFRPQTDKIGSPYNERSQKGEGFREDEPTTSSMNLQDLDQADIDTAASGNRSRTGVESPMESFNTPCSPPHTEGDVLRSPVSSKHRSTMSSSSSTTPATTPEKHSRGFSRFFSSKGKNGV; the protein is encoded by the exons ATGGACCGCCGTTGGCCTTGGAAGAAAAAATCATCTGATAAAGCTGATAAAGATGCTGCTGCTGCCGCCGCCGAAGCAGATGCCGCCGCTGCTGCTTTAGCTTCAGCTGCATCTCAAAATGATCAG AATACTTACAAAAAACCCAAGTATGTTCAAATTTCCATGGAATCATATTCACATCTCACTGGTTTGGAGAATCAAGTGAAAATATATGAGGAACAAGTCCAGACATTGGAGAATGAGATTAAGCACTTGAATGAAAAGCTCTCTGCTGCCAATTCAGAGATTAGTGGCAAGGAAGACCTGGTGAAACAGCACACTAAAGTTGCAGAAGAAGCAGTCTCGG GTTGGGAAAAGGCTGAAGCAGAGGCCTTGGCCTTGAAAAATCATCTGGAATCTGTTACCCTTTTGAAGCTCACTGCTGAAGATAGGGCATCGCATTTGGATGGTGCTCTTAAAGAGTGCATGCGGCAAATCCGAAATCTGAAGGAAGAACATGAGCAGAAGTTGCAAGATTTGGCTGTTAGCAAAAACAAGCAATGTGAAAAGATTAAGCTTGAGCTCGAAGCAAAGATAGCTTATTTAGACCAAGAGCTCTGTAAGTCTGCGGCTGAAAATGATGCAATTTCTAGGTCTTTGCAAGAACGTTCTAACATGCTGGTCAAGATTACTGAAGAAAAATCTCAAGCTGAGACCCAGATTGAGTGTTTGAAGGGTAACATCGAATCATGTGAAAGGGAAATCAATTCACTGAAATATGAGATTCATGTAGTTTCCAAAGAGCTCGAAATTCGCAATGAAGAAAGGAACATGAGCATGAGAACTGCAGAAGCAGCTAACAAGCAGCATATGGAGGGTGTAAAAAAGATAGCAAAGCTAGAAGCAGAGTGCCAAAGACTGCGTGGTCTTGTGAGGAAAAAGTTGCCTGGTCCTGCTGCACTTGCCCAAATGAAGCTAGAGGTTGAGAGTTTAGGCCGGGATTATGGAGATACTCGATTAAAAAGGTCTCCCGTCCGGCCTTCTACTCCACACACACCTGCTGTCACTGACTTTTCCCTTGACAATGCACAGAAATTCCATAAAGAGAATGAGTTTCTCACTGAACGATTATTAGCAATGGAAGAAGAAACAAAGATGCTGAAAGAAGCTTTGGCAAAGCGTAACAGTGAACTACTGGCTTCTAGGAATCTGTGTGCTAAGACATCTAGCAAGCTTCAAACTTTAGAAGCACAACTTGCCATCAGCAACCAGCAAAGAAGCCCCTCAAAAGCTAGCAATTCACCAAGTGTGACTTCTGTGTCTGAAGATGGAATTGATGATGAAAAAAGTTGTGCCGACTCATGGGCAACTGGTATGATCTCCGAGCTCTCTCAATTCAAAAAGGAAAAGAGCATTGAAAAGTTGAATAAAACTGAAAATGTGAAGCACCTGCATCTTATGGACGACTTTCTTGAGATGGAGAAGTTGGCGTGTTCTTCAAATGATTCAACTGCAAATGGTGCAATCACTAATGCAGGTTGTACAAACAATAAATCACCCGAAGCTGTTAATGCTGATGCTTCAGCAGAGACTTCTTGCAAGGAACTCCATTCTGGAAAGCAGCATGATCTATCACCACCAGCAAATCACGGGTCTATAGTCCATCCTGAATCTGATGCAGACAAATTGCTTGTTATGAAGCTTCATTCAAAGCTTTCTATGGTGCTTGAATCAATGTCCAAGGATGCTGATGTGCACAAAATTCTGGATGACATCAAATGTGCTATCCAGGATGCACAGGACACTCTGAGCGATCACTCTGTCAATGGTGTCTCTGAGGAAGTGGATGGCTCCGAAGGCAAATGCAATGGGCAGGGTCATCTGGAAAATGGAAGCTTAACTGAAGGGAAGGACATTTCTGTGCCTCCAGGTGATAAGGTGACTACAGAAACTTTGCAAACTATAAGTCAAGAATTAGCTGCAGCGATTTCTCAGATTCACGACTTTGTAATGTCCCTGGGGAAAGAAGCAAGGGCAGTTGACAACATATCTTCTGATGCCTATGGATTAAGCCACAAAATTGATGATTTCTCTGTCACCTACAATAAAGTCTTATGCAGCAATGTGAACTTGGATGATTTTATTTTTGGTCTTTCTACTGTTTTAGCCAAAGCCAGTGAACTAAGATTCAATGTGCTTGGCTTCAAGAGTAGTGAAGCGGAAATGAATGGACCTGATTGCATAGATAAGGTTGCTTTACCAGAGAATAAGGGAAATCAAAATGATTCATCAGGGGGAAGATATCAAAATGGCTGTGCCCATATTTCAAATCCAACTTCCAATCCTGAGGATCCTGACGATGGGAACCTGGTCTCAGAATATGAATCAAAACAAACGAGCAACATCTCATCAGAAGAATTCGAGGAATTGAAGTTGGAGAAAGAAAACATGGCGATGGATCTTTCTCGATGTACTGAAAATCTGGAGATGACTAGGTCCCAATTACATGAAACTGGGCAGCTTCTAGCAGAAGCAAAATCTCAATTGGCTGCTGCTCAAAAATCAAACAGCTTGGCTGAGACTCAGCTCAAGTGCATGGTAGAGTCCTATAGGTCACTTGAAACACGTGCAGGGGAGTTAGAGACTGAGGTGACCCTTCTCAGCGCAAAAATCAACACTCTAGAAAATGAGCTTCAAGATGAAAAGAGAAGTCACCATGATGCTTTTGCCCGATGTAAAGAACTAGAAGAGCAATTGCAAAG GAACGAGAAATGTTCTGTTTGTTCTGCAGCGGATAATGACCTCAAGAACAATCAG GAGAGAGAGTTAGCAGCTGCAGCCGAGAAACTAGTGGAATGTCAAGAGACCATATTCCTTCTTGGCAAGCAATTGAAAGCTTTCCGCCCTCAGACCGACAAGATAGGATCACCCTACAATGAGAGGAGCCAAAAGGGTGAAGGTTTCCGCGAGGATGAACCCACTACCAGCAGCATGAACTTGCAAGACCTGGATCAGGCAGATATAGACACGGCTGCTTCAGGCAACAGAAGCCGAACTGGTGTGGAATCCCCCATGGAGTCATTTAACACACCATGCAGTCCTCCTCATACTGAAGGAGACGTTTTGAGATCACCAGTCAGTTCAAAACACAGGTCAACGATGTCAAGCTCTTCATCTACCACTCCTGCCACAACCCCAGAAAAACATTCAAGAGGCTTTAGCAGATTCTTTTCCTCCAAAGGAAAGAATGGTGTTTAA